In the Sphingomonas sp. LM7 genome, one interval contains:
- a CDS encoding protein-L-isoaspartate O-methyltransferase has protein sequence MMTLSVDPTPVEANRFEAMRHAMVASQLRTNAVSDSRVVEAMARVPRETFLPPEQHALAYRDTLLPLVGGRHHNSPLATGRLLTEAQVRADDHVLLVGSAGGYAAAVLARLARSVVALEEEESLVAIARGALAGEPKVEIVQGPLNAGWAAGGPYDLLIIDGAVEELPEALIAQVKPGGRVLSGVVDRGVTRLAAGRRTEGGFGLMDFIDIECTELPGFRRLRTFTF, from the coding sequence ATGATGACCCTTTCGGTCGATCCCACGCCCGTCGAAGCAAACCGCTTCGAGGCGATGCGTCATGCGATGGTCGCGAGCCAGCTGCGTACCAACGCGGTGAGTGACTCGCGCGTCGTCGAAGCGATGGCCCGCGTGCCGCGCGAAACCTTCCTGCCGCCCGAACAGCATGCGCTCGCCTATCGCGACACGCTGCTTCCGCTGGTCGGCGGGCGCCACCATAATTCGCCGCTCGCCACCGGGCGGCTGCTGACCGAGGCGCAGGTGCGCGCCGACGATCACGTCCTGCTGGTCGGATCCGCGGGCGGCTATGCCGCGGCGGTGCTCGCGCGGCTCGCCAGGTCGGTGGTCGCGCTGGAGGAAGAGGAGTCGCTGGTCGCGATCGCGCGCGGCGCGCTTGCCGGCGAGCCCAAGGTAGAGATCGTCCAGGGGCCGCTGAATGCCGGCTGGGCGGCAGGCGGACCCTATGACCTGCTCATCATCGACGGCGCAGTGGAAGAACTGCCCGAGGCGCTGATCGCGCAAGTGAAGCCCGGCGGGCGCGTCCTCAGCGGCGTGGTCGACCGGGGTGTAACCCGGCTCGCGGCCGGGCGGCGTACCGAAGGGGGCTTCGGCCTCATGGACTTTATCGACATCGAATGCACCGAACTGCCAGGTTTCCGACGCCTACGGACCTTCACCTTCTGA
- a CDS encoding glycine zipper 2TM domain-containing protein, producing the protein MIKSLFTAALAATVTIGGMAATPAAAQDYGRGYYERDYRDGRGYRDDRREYRRNYRGNRYRDNYRRCSSGTTGTILGAVAGGLLGGEIGRGNSYRGRSTTGTIIGAGAGALLGREVDGGNCRGRR; encoded by the coding sequence ATGATCAAGTCTTTGTTCACTGCCGCGCTCGCCGCGACCGTCACCATCGGCGGCATGGCCGCCACCCCCGCCGCCGCGCAGGATTATGGCCGCGGCTATTATGAGCGCGATTACCGCGACGGCCGCGGCTATCGCGACGACCGCCGCGAGTATCGCCGCAACTATCGCGGCAACCGCTATCGCGACAATTACCGTCGCTGCAGCAGCGGCACCACCGGCACGATCCTCGGCGCAGTCGCCGGCGGCTTGCTGGGTGGCGAGATTGGCCGCGGCAATTCGTATCGCGGCCGCAGCACCACCGGCACGATCATCGGCGCAGGTGCAGGCGCATTGCTCGGCCGCGAAGTCGATGGCGGCAACTGCCGCGGTCGCCGCTAA
- a CDS encoding SDR family oxidoreductase produces MANKLAVITGASTGIGKEIAKIAVREGYDLIVVADEAQIDAAAGELKGNGANVTSVQADLSSFEGNDQLLAAVGGRPIDVLVANAGLGLGEGFLVQDVADWRRVIDTNVVGTTYLLQKVLRQMVERDSGNVLITGSIAGLIPGAWQAVYNGTKAYLDSLAYALREEIKDTNVNVTVLMPGPTETEFFRRAGMLDTPVGESDKADPAKVAQDGWDAMTGRKPHVVSGFVNKLQAALSHITPDTINAKMHTGMAKPNDEGESRGGL; encoded by the coding sequence ATGGCGAACAAACTGGCAGTGATCACCGGGGCCTCGACCGGCATCGGCAAGGAAATCGCGAAGATCGCCGTGCGCGAGGGCTATGACCTGATCGTCGTCGCCGACGAGGCGCAGATCGATGCGGCGGCGGGCGAGCTCAAGGGCAATGGCGCCAATGTGACGTCGGTGCAGGCCGATCTTTCGAGCTTCGAGGGCAACGACCAGTTGCTCGCGGCAGTGGGCGGACGGCCGATCGACGTGCTCGTCGCCAATGCCGGGCTCGGGCTGGGCGAGGGGTTCCTGGTGCAGGACGTCGCCGACTGGCGCCGGGTGATCGACACCAATGTCGTCGGCACCACCTATCTGCTCCAGAAGGTGCTCCGCCAGATGGTGGAGCGCGATTCGGGCAATGTGCTGATCACCGGATCGATCGCCGGGCTGATCCCGGGCGCGTGGCAGGCGGTGTATAACGGCACCAAGGCGTATCTCGACAGCCTGGCCTATGCGCTGCGCGAGGAGATCAAGGACACCAACGTCAATGTGACGGTGCTGATGCCCGGGCCGACCGAGACCGAGTTCTTCCGCCGCGCGGGGATGCTCGACACGCCAGTGGGCGAATCGGACAAGGCCGATCCGGCCAAGGTCGCGCAGGACGGCTGGGATGCGATGACGGGTCGGAAGCCGCATGTCGTCTCGGGCTTCGTCAACAAGCTGCAGGCGGCGCTGAGCCACATCACGCCCGACACGATCAATGCCAAAATGCACACCGGCATGGCCAAGCCCAATGACGAAGGCGAGAGCCGCGGCGGGCTCTGA
- a CDS encoding SRPBCC family protein codes for MSDVRDDAPSYVSKDSDLQKSEAAGGEGTVWGHTVSIMRPREELYAYWRDFANLATFMHNIEQITVLDRTRSHWKVKGPNGDYEWDSVVTEDVPGTLIAWEAEGDIKNSGRIEFRDGPPGHGTYVRAVLAYDPPAGVVGKLIATFTQKEPQIQSMRDLRRFKQLMETGEIATTTPPNREAYS; via the coding sequence ATGAGCGATGTACGCGACGATGCGCCGTCCTATGTTTCGAAGGACAGCGACCTGCAGAAGAGCGAAGCCGCCGGCGGCGAGGGCACCGTATGGGGCCACACCGTTTCGATCATGCGACCGCGCGAGGAGCTGTATGCCTATTGGCGCGACTTCGCGAACCTCGCGACCTTCATGCACAATATCGAGCAGATCACCGTGCTCGATCGCACGCGCTCGCACTGGAAGGTGAAGGGCCCGAACGGCGATTATGAATGGGACTCGGTGGTCACCGAGGACGTGCCGGGCACGCTGATCGCGTGGGAAGCCGAAGGCGACATCAAGAATAGCGGCCGCATCGAGTTTCGCGACGGCCCGCCGGGCCACGGCACCTATGTGCGCGCGGTGCTGGCCTATGATCCGCCCGCCGGCGTGGTCGGCAAGCTGATCGCGACATTCACGCAGAAGGAGCCGCAGATCCAGTCGATGCGCGACCTGCGGCGCTTCAAGCAATTGATGGAAACCGGCGAGATCGCCACGACGACGCCGCCGAACCGCGAAGCCTATTCGTGA
- the cysS gene encoding cysteine--tRNA ligase, which yields MSATLTLYNSLTRSLEPFAPLDPEKGVRVYSCGPTVYNYAHLGNLRAYVFTDTLSRVLTWKGYALTHVINITDVGHLTSDADAGDDKMEAAARAQAKSIWDVAAHYTAAFKQNIADLNIRQPSRWSVATDHIEAMIDFAKQIAPEHCYELDSGLYFDTSTVADYGRLAGTQDDVREGRIDPVAGKRHAQDFAIWRKSPPGERRQMEWDSPWGKGAPGWHLECSVMSLKYLGAPFDIHTGGIDHREIHHPNEIAQNQAYCGCNDTGAHFWMHNNFLVDRQGKMSKSKGGFTTLQSLIDAGVHPLAYRLLCLQAHYRSELEFSAENLAAALTRLKRLVMTVRKILPELASGAGTSEAAQDAEAVRPWLDRLDEAVSDDLNTSRALPILDELLADKRLSPEDKAAALAEFDKVLGLNLLTLTREELRVRPASATLTPEEISDRLVERQQARVVKDFQRSDTIRDELAAAGVEVMDGDPLGWDWKPSL from the coding sequence ATGTCCGCCACACTCACGCTCTACAATTCGCTCACCCGCAGCCTCGAGCCGTTCGCCCCGCTCGACCCTGAAAAGGGCGTGCGCGTCTATTCGTGCGGCCCGACGGTCTATAATTACGCGCATCTCGGAAACCTGCGCGCCTATGTCTTCACCGACACGCTGAGCCGGGTCCTGACGTGGAAGGGCTATGCGCTCACCCATGTCATCAACATCACCGATGTCGGCCATCTGACCAGCGACGCCGATGCCGGCGACGACAAGATGGAGGCCGCCGCCAGGGCCCAGGCGAAGAGCATCTGGGACGTCGCCGCGCATTACACCGCGGCGTTCAAGCAGAACATCGCCGACCTCAACATCCGCCAGCCCAGCCGCTGGTCGGTCGCCACCGATCATATCGAGGCGATGATCGATTTCGCCAAGCAGATCGCCCCCGAGCATTGCTACGAACTCGACAGCGGCCTCTATTTCGACACCAGCACGGTCGCCGATTACGGCCGCCTCGCCGGCACGCAGGACGATGTTCGCGAAGGCCGGATCGATCCGGTCGCCGGCAAGCGCCACGCGCAGGATTTCGCGATCTGGCGCAAATCGCCCCCGGGCGAGCGGCGCCAGATGGAGTGGGACTCGCCCTGGGGCAAAGGCGCGCCCGGCTGGCATCTCGAATGCTCGGTGATGAGCCTCAAATATCTCGGCGCGCCGTTCGACATCCACACCGGCGGGATCGATCACCGCGAGATCCATCACCCCAACGAGATCGCCCAGAACCAGGCGTATTGCGGCTGCAACGACACCGGCGCGCATTTCTGGATGCACAACAATTTCCTGGTCGATCGCCAGGGCAAGATGAGCAAGTCGAAGGGCGGCTTCACCACGCTCCAGTCGCTGATCGACGCGGGCGTGCACCCCCTCGCCTATCGCCTGCTCTGCCTCCAGGCGCATTATCGCAGCGAATTGGAGTTCAGCGCAGAGAACCTCGCCGCGGCACTCACCCGGCTGAAGCGGCTGGTGATGACCGTCCGCAAAATCCTCCCCGAACTCGCCTCGGGGGCGGGAACCAGCGAAGCTGCACAGGACGCGGAGGCCGTTCGCCCCTGGCTCGATCGTCTCGACGAAGCCGTCTCCGACGATCTCAATACGTCCCGTGCGCTGCCGATCCTCGACGAGCTTCTCGCCGACAAGCGCCTTTCCCCGGAAGACAAGGCCGCCGCGCTCGCCGAATTCGACAAGGTCCTCGGGCTGAACCTCCTCACTCTCACCCGCGAGGAACTTCGCGTCCGCCCGGCGAGCGCCACCCTCACCCCGGAAGAAATCAGCGACCGCCTCGTCGAGCGCCAGCAGGCGCGCGTGGTGAAGGACTTCCAGCGCTCCGACACGATCCGCGACGAACTCGCCGCCGCCGGCGTCGAGGTCATGGACGGTGACCCCCTGGGCTGGGACTGGAAGCCCAGCCTCTAG
- a CDS encoding TM2 domain-containing protein, with amino-acid sequence MRGQVLGVDRTSGEGQISGEDGQRYCFRPGDWSDERGPAVGVRIDFATEGNRAMRIFRLPDSDTASVAHRQPPANDRNKYVAALLAFFLGTLGIHRFYLGRNGTGVLMIVISITVVGLVITGLWALIDTVRYLVMSDAEFEHRYARRFA; translated from the coding sequence ATGCGCGGACAGGTACTGGGCGTCGATCGCACCAGCGGCGAGGGCCAGATTTCGGGCGAGGACGGCCAGCGTTACTGCTTCCGCCCGGGCGACTGGAGCGACGAGCGTGGCCCTGCGGTCGGCGTGCGCATCGATTTCGCGACCGAGGGAAACCGCGCGATGCGGATCTTCCGGCTGCCCGATTCGGATACCGCCTCGGTCGCCCATCGCCAGCCGCCCGCCAACGATCGCAACAAATATGTCGCCGCGTTGCTCGCCTTCTTCCTCGGCACGCTCGGCATCCACCGCTTCTATCTCGGCCGCAACGGCACCGGGGTGCTGATGATCGTGATTTCGATCACCGTGGTCGGGCTGGTCATCACCGGCCTGTGGGCGCTGATCGACACGGTGCGCTATCTCGTCATGTCCGACGCCGAGTTCGAACACCGCTACGCCCGCCGCTTCGCCTGA
- a CDS encoding NAD(P)-dependent oxidoreductase yields MKAVLPALARPLVEPHLPAGLDVHWFASAEEAEAMVADADIGWVDINRPPEWARAVAAGKRLKWLSTIYAGLDRLDTEQLRARGTRVTNGSGVNAHTVAEYAVMGALVAAKRYDQVVRIADTCEWPFDAPGKLELFETSALVIGYGTIGRLIGERLAGFGVTVTGVTRTGAPGTIGPDAWRDRLSEFDWIFLSAPATDTSRAMIGETELRAMKPSAWLINVGRGELIDQDALLEATTKRRIAGAFLDTVTPEPLPPEHPLWTAPNILHSMHLSGRSQTRMFVRAANLFVENLHAFLEGRPLQNEVDLAAGY; encoded by the coding sequence ATGAAGGCCGTCCTCCCCGCCCTCGCGCGTCCGCTGGTCGAGCCGCATCTGCCCGCGGGACTGGACGTCCATTGGTTCGCCTCGGCCGAGGAAGCCGAAGCGATGGTCGCCGACGCGGACATCGGCTGGGTCGACATCAATCGCCCGCCCGAATGGGCCCGTGCGGTGGCAGCCGGCAAGCGGCTCAAATGGCTGTCGACCATCTATGCCGGGCTCGACCGGCTCGACACCGAACAGCTTCGCGCCCGTGGCACGCGCGTCACCAATGGTAGCGGCGTCAATGCCCACACCGTAGCCGAATATGCGGTGATGGGCGCGCTCGTCGCCGCCAAGCGCTACGACCAGGTCGTCCGCATCGCCGACACCTGTGAATGGCCGTTCGACGCGCCGGGCAAGCTCGAGCTGTTCGAAACCAGCGCGCTGGTGATCGGCTACGGCACGATCGGCCGGCTGATCGGCGAGCGCCTCGCCGGCTTCGGCGTCACCGTCACCGGCGTCACCCGCACCGGCGCGCCCGGCACGATCGGTCCCGACGCCTGGCGCGACCGCCTCTCCGAATTCGACTGGATCTTCCTTTCCGCCCCCGCCACCGACACCAGCCGTGCGATGATCGGCGAGACAGAACTCCGCGCGATGAAGCCCTCCGCCTGGCTCATCAACGTCGGCCGCGGCGAGCTGATCGACCAGGACGCCCTCCTCGAGGCGACCACCAAGCGCCGCATCGCCGGCGCCTTCCTCGACACAGTGACTCCCGAGCCACTCCCGCCCGAGCATCCGCTGTGGACCGCGCCCAACATCCTCCATTCGATGCACCTGTCGGGCCGCAGCCAGACCCGCATGTTCGTCCGCGCCGCCAACCTGTTCGTCGAGAACCTCCACGCCTTCCTGGAGGGCCGCCCGCTCCAGAACGAAGTCGACCTCGCAGCCGGCTACTGA
- a CDS encoding class II 3-deoxy-7-phosphoheptulonate synthase, which translates to MTTLAGSKIRRFREERALSRAAFGAWFDTPGSTVQGWEEDGKRASAAVLNQIAANGIAHHQDWYVPIRNLEQPMGWTPDSWTKAEARQLPNYPDRQALDAATTQIASYPPLVFAGEARELTTELAKVSRGEAFLLQGGDCAESFAEFHPNNIRDTFRVILQMAVVLTFASKLPTVKLGRMAGQFAKPRSADTEVINGVELPSYRGDNVNDIAFTPESRIPDPQRMVQGYSQSAATLNLLRAFATGGYANLHQVHKWTLDFMGRSPWSKKFADVADRIGESLDFMEACGINPDTVPQLKGTQFYTSHEALLLPYEQALTRQDSLTGDWYDTSAHFLWIGDRTRFENSAHVEFLRGIGNPIGMKCGPSLEPDALLRLLDTLNPGRVPGRMTLITRYGHDKIEKGLPALVRAVKREGHPVVWSCDPMHGNVVKAANGYKTRPFERILAEVRGFFAVHRAEGTFAGGIHAEMTGQNVTECTGGAIDVTEQSLADRYHTHCDPRLNAGQSLELAFLLAEMLNAEMAERRKAA; encoded by the coding sequence ATGACCACGCTCGCAGGCTCCAAGATTCGCCGGTTCCGTGAGGAACGCGCCCTTTCCCGCGCCGCTTTCGGCGCCTGGTTCGACACGCCGGGCTCGACCGTGCAGGGCTGGGAGGAAGACGGCAAGCGCGCCTCCGCGGCCGTGCTCAACCAGATCGCCGCCAACGGCATCGCGCATCATCAGGACTGGTACGTCCCCATCCGCAACCTGGAGCAACCCATGGGCTGGACCCCGGACAGCTGGACCAAGGCCGAGGCCCGCCAGCTCCCCAATTACCCCGACAGGCAAGCGCTCGACGCCGCGACCACCCAGATCGCATCCTACCCCCCGCTGGTCTTCGCCGGCGAGGCGCGCGAGCTCACCACCGAGCTCGCCAAGGTCTCGCGCGGCGAGGCATTCCTGCTCCAGGGCGGCGACTGCGCCGAGAGCTTCGCCGAGTTCCACCCCAACAACATCCGCGACACCTTCCGCGTCATCCTCCAGATGGCGGTCGTCCTCACCTTCGCGTCGAAGCTCCCCACGGTGAAGCTCGGCCGCATGGCCGGCCAGTTCGCCAAGCCGCGCAGCGCCGATACCGAAGTGATCAACGGCGTCGAGCTCCCCAGCTACCGCGGCGACAACGTCAACGACATCGCCTTCACCCCCGAGAGCCGCATCCCCGATCCACAGCGCATGGTGCAGGGCTACAGCCAGTCCGCCGCGACGCTCAACCTGCTGCGCGCCTTCGCCACCGGCGGCTATGCCAATCTCCACCAGGTGCACAAATGGACGCTCGACTTCATGGGCCGCAGCCCGTGGTCGAAGAAGTTCGCCGACGTCGCCGACCGCATCGGCGAGTCGCTCGATTTCATGGAGGCGTGCGGCATCAACCCCGACACCGTCCCCCAATTGAAGGGCACCCAATTCTACACCAGCCACGAGGCGCTGCTCCTCCCCTATGAGCAGGCGCTCACCCGGCAGGACAGCCTCACCGGCGACTGGTACGATACCAGCGCGCACTTCCTGTGGATCGGCGACCGCACTCGCTTCGAGAACAGCGCGCATGTCGAGTTCCTGCGCGGCATCGGCAATCCGATCGGGATGAAGTGCGGCCCCAGCCTCGAGCCCGACGCGCTGCTGCGCCTGCTCGACACGCTCAACCCCGGCCGCGTTCCCGGCCGCATGACGCTGATCACCCGCTACGGGCACGACAAGATCGAGAAGGGCCTCCCCGCTCTGGTCCGCGCGGTCAAGCGCGAGGGGCATCCGGTGGTGTGGAGCTGCGACCCGATGCACGGCAACGTCGTCAAGGCCGCCAACGGGTACAAGACCCGCCCCTTCGAGCGCATCCTCGCCGAAGTCCGCGGCTTCTTCGCCGTCCACCGCGCCGAGGGCACTTTCGCCGGCGGCATCCACGCCGAGATGACCGGCCAGAACGTCACCGAATGCACCGGCGGCGCGATCGACGTCACCGAGCAATCGCTGGCGGATCGCTACCACACGCATTGCGACCCGCGGCTGAACGCGGGGCAGAGTCTGGAGCTGGCGTTCCTGCTGGCGGAGATGCTCAATGCGGAGATGGCCGAGCGACGGAAGGCGGCTTAA
- a CDS encoding heme-binding protein → MKSLIALACAVSVAAPGATQTATPPLDRYGTPIAISEALALIRGGMEKSAARGHKMAFAVVEPSGELVAFARMDDVPYGSVRLAQQKARTSARLRITTAVMEERVLGGRSVLLSSDEVIAIGGGVPIVVQGRVVGALGVSGGTSAEDASIAAATVTAR, encoded by the coding sequence ATGAAGAGCCTGATCGCCTTGGCCTGCGCGGTATCGGTGGCTGCCCCCGGCGCGACCCAGACCGCCACTCCGCCGCTGGATCGCTACGGCACACCGATCGCCATCAGCGAAGCACTGGCGCTGATCCGTGGCGGCATGGAGAAAAGCGCTGCCAGAGGACACAAAATGGCGTTCGCCGTGGTCGAGCCGTCCGGCGAACTCGTCGCTTTCGCGCGAATGGACGACGTTCCCTACGGATCGGTTCGGCTCGCCCAGCAAAAGGCCCGGACTTCGGCGCGGCTAAGGATCACGACGGCGGTGATGGAAGAGCGGGTATTGGGCGGCCGATCGGTGCTGCTGTCTTCCGACGAAGTGATCGCGATCGGTGGCGGGGTGCCGATCGTCGTCCAAGGGCGCGTGGTTGGCGCTTTGGGCGTTTCAGGCGGCACGTCTGCCGAGGACGCGTCGATCGCGGCGGCGACGGTCACGGCCCGTTAG
- a CDS encoding carboxymuconolactone decarboxylase family protein, which produces MSPLAAVTVATALIAAPAIAQEQPARVAPEDMRWVTPALAGYTDEVLFGEVWRRRDLSPRDRSLVTVSALIAGGHVAQLPGHLNRALDNGVKPIEIGALITHLAFYAGWPDAVSALGVARQVLESRGITAAEMQGPTALETKDDILRIVRRGSGPVTRGPADNFTGTVQVSARFGPAEGSGISGATVRFAPGARTAWHRHASGQTLIVTEGCGWTQHENGPAERICAGDVATIAPGQKHWHGATANSAMTHVALSEGSGVAWLEHVSDAEYALARAEP; this is translated from the coding sequence GTGAGCCCGCTTGCCGCGGTGACGGTGGCGACGGCGTTGATCGCCGCTCCCGCGATCGCGCAAGAGCAGCCCGCGCGCGTCGCGCCGGAGGATATGCGCTGGGTGACACCTGCGCTCGCGGGCTACACCGACGAGGTGCTTTTCGGCGAGGTGTGGCGCCGGCGCGACCTGAGCCCGCGCGATCGAAGTCTCGTCACGGTTTCCGCACTGATCGCCGGCGGGCACGTTGCGCAGCTGCCGGGGCATCTCAACCGCGCGCTCGACAATGGCGTAAAGCCAATTGAGATCGGCGCGCTGATAACTCATCTGGCCTTTTACGCGGGCTGGCCGGACGCCGTCTCGGCGCTCGGCGTGGCTCGGCAGGTGCTGGAGTCTCGCGGAATTACCGCCGCCGAGATGCAAGGACCGACGGCTTTGGAGACCAAGGACGATATCTTGCGCATCGTACGAAGGGGCTCGGGACCGGTAACTCGCGGCCCGGCTGACAACTTCACCGGCACGGTGCAGGTTTCCGCACGCTTTGGCCCGGCGGAAGGATCGGGGATTTCCGGGGCAACGGTGCGGTTTGCCCCGGGGGCAAGGACCGCCTGGCACCGCCATGCATCGGGCCAGACGCTGATCGTCACCGAAGGATGCGGCTGGACGCAGCACGAAAATGGCCCCGCCGAGCGGATCTGCGCGGGCGATGTGGCAACGATCGCGCCGGGTCAGAAGCACTGGCACGGTGCCACGGCCAACTCTGCCATGACGCATGTCGCTCTTTCCGAAGGGTCGGGTGTGGCGTGGCTCGAGCATGTTTCGGACGCTGAATATGCGCTGGCCCGCGCTGAGCCCTGA
- a CDS encoding aldo/keto reductase: MGRSRAVFANGRRRLGSLEVSSVGLGVQNHSRKYTTETPYRPEMVNLLRTAFDHGVTFFDCAEAYGPHECERILGEAIQPFRDKVVITSKFGWNIDLETGARRPGLNSRPDHIKLVVDGMLRRLRTDHIDLLYQHRVDPDVPIEEVAGAVRDLMRQGKVRHWGLSEMGLNTLRRAHAIVPVTAVQSEYSMLWRGPEEEVLSVCEELGIGFVPWSPLGVQLLTGWIDANTRFAAGDIRAVEGRFAPENLSHNLQLVKLVKLWAERKQAAPAQIALAWLLAQKPWIVPIPGTTNAAHLLQNIGASSIRFTPDELKELDMAVRAIEIRGQRLPDAVLVHSGREAPPAVRQ; encoded by the coding sequence GTGGGACGTTCGCGCGCCGTCTTTGCCAACGGGCGGCGACGGCTCGGCTCGCTGGAAGTATCCAGCGTGGGGCTGGGCGTCCAGAATCACAGTCGCAAATACACGACCGAGACACCGTATCGGCCAGAGATGGTCAATCTCCTCCGAACTGCATTCGACCATGGCGTGACGTTCTTCGACTGCGCCGAGGCCTATGGTCCCCACGAATGCGAGCGCATCCTCGGCGAGGCCATCCAGCCGTTTCGGGACAAGGTGGTGATCACCTCGAAATTCGGCTGGAACATCGATCTGGAGACTGGCGCGCGGCGTCCAGGCCTCAACAGTCGTCCGGATCACATCAAGCTGGTCGTCGACGGGATGTTGCGACGCCTGCGCACCGATCATATCGACCTGCTGTACCAACACCGCGTAGATCCCGACGTGCCGATCGAGGAGGTGGCAGGTGCGGTCCGGGACCTGATGCGACAAGGCAAGGTCCGGCATTGGGGACTCTCGGAAATGGGGCTCAACACGCTTCGCCGCGCGCATGCGATCGTGCCGGTCACTGCCGTCCAGAGCGAATATTCGATGCTATGGCGCGGCCCTGAGGAGGAAGTTCTTTCCGTGTGCGAAGAGCTGGGCATCGGTTTCGTGCCGTGGAGCCCGCTCGGCGTGCAGCTCCTCACCGGCTGGATCGATGCGAACACGCGGTTTGCAGCGGGCGACATCCGCGCGGTGGAAGGGCGCTTCGCCCCCGAGAACCTTTCGCATAACCTGCAACTCGTGAAACTCGTGAAGCTTTGGGCGGAGCGCAAGCAGGCGGCGCCTGCGCAGATCGCGCTGGCGTGGCTGCTGGCGCAGAAACCGTGGATCGTTCCTATCCCCGGGACGACCAATGCGGCACATTTGCTCCAGAATATCGGCGCGTCGTCGATCCGCTTCACGCCCGACGAGCTGAAGGAACTCGATATGGCGGTGCGTGCAATCGAGATACGCGGGCAGCGGCTGCCCGATGCGGTGCTCGTCCATTCCGGCCGCGAAGCGCCGCCGGCGGTGCGGCAGTGA
- a CDS encoding LysR family transcriptional regulator, which yields MQREELGNLAMFLAVAEERSFTRAAAKLGISQSALSHSMRRLEAKLGLRLLTRTTRSVAPTEAGERLLETLGPAIEEIDERIASLTELRERPAGTIRITASEHAARTLLWPVIDRLTAEHPDIRIELNIESKLTDIVAERFDAGVRLGERLEQDMIAVRIGPRLRMATVCAPVYLAQKSTPETPHDLAGHSCINLRMMNGGVYSWEFEKDGRELRVKVDGQLVLNNVDLIVAAALGGHGIAHLIEDRVARLMAEGVLVRLLDDWCEPFDGYHLYYPSRRQPSPAFTLFLDAMRSGATL from the coding sequence ATGCAACGGGAAGAGCTTGGCAATCTGGCGATGTTCCTCGCTGTAGCGGAGGAACGTAGCTTCACGCGCGCAGCCGCCAAGCTTGGCATCTCGCAATCAGCCCTCAGCCATTCGATGCGACGGCTGGAAGCCAAGCTGGGTCTGCGTCTCCTGACTCGCACCACGCGAAGCGTCGCGCCTACCGAGGCTGGAGAGCGACTCCTCGAGACGCTCGGACCAGCGATCGAAGAGATCGATGAGAGGATCGCGTCGTTGACCGAGCTTCGCGAACGACCGGCAGGCACGATCCGCATCACAGCATCGGAGCACGCCGCACGTACCTTGTTATGGCCTGTGATCGACCGGCTCACTGCCGAACATCCCGACATCCGCATCGAGCTCAATATCGAGTCCAAACTCACGGATATCGTGGCGGAACGCTTCGATGCCGGAGTGCGCCTGGGGGAGCGGCTTGAGCAGGATATGATCGCCGTGCGGATCGGGCCGAGGCTCAGAATGGCGACGGTGTGCGCACCGGTATATCTCGCGCAGAAGAGTACGCCGGAAACGCCCCACGACCTGGCCGGACACAGCTGCATCAACCTTCGAATGATGAACGGCGGAGTCTATTCGTGGGAGTTCGAGAAGGACGGTCGCGAGTTACGCGTGAAAGTCGATGGACAGCTCGTACTCAATAATGTCGATCTGATCGTGGCTGCAGCGCTTGGCGGTCACGGGATCGCGCATCTCATCGAGGATCGCGTCGCCAGGTTGATGGCCGAGGGCGTGTTAGTCCGGCTGCTTGACGACTGGTGCGAGCCATTCGACGGCTATCACCTCTATTATCCCAGCCGCCGTCAGCCTTCACCAGCCTTCACGTTGTTCTTGGATGCCATGCGCTCCGGCGCGACGCTGTAG
- a CDS encoding VOC family protein, which yields MIDHVGFAISDIARSDAFYAAALAPLGIAEIMRVTPEQTDSGGTAIGYGADDHPFFWIGDKERVGQGTHVAFTAQSRAQVDAFHAAALAAGGTDHGAPGIRPHYHPNYYAAFVLDPDGSNIEAVCHRPE from the coding sequence ATGATCGACCATGTCGGTTTCGCGATTTCGGACATCGCCCGGTCCGACGCCTTCTACGCCGCCGCGCTGGCGCCGCTGGGCATCGCCGAGATCATGCGCGTCACGCCCGAGCAGACCGACAGCGGCGGCACTGCGATCGGCTATGGCGCCGACGACCATCCGTTCTTCTGGATCGGCGACAAGGAGCGGGTGGGGCAGGGCACGCATGTCGCGTTCACCGCACAGAGCCGCGCGCAGGTCGACGCGTTCCACGCCGCGGCGCTGGCGGCGGGCGGGACCGACCATGGCGCCCCGGGCATCCGCCCGCATTATCATCCGAATTATTATGCCGCGTTCGTGCTCGACCCCGACGGGAGCAATATCGAGGCGGTGTGCCACCGGCCCGAATAG